CCTTAAGATATCTGTCTTCGGGAGACTTGTCTTTTTTCATTTTAAATAAAGTCGCTGCGTCATTATCTACAGATATATTCTGTAATTCGGTATCTGCATTGAGTTTATCTATAAAAACAGTAAACGCATCAAAAGGTATTTTAAGTGGGCGTTCTATTTTTTCTTTGGTTAAATAGCCGTTAAAAACATAGGCGTCTTCAAAATATTCGCCAACTGCAGGGCCTTTTATTTTAACCCATTCGCCAGTTACTTTTTTCTTTTTGTCTTTTACATCTAATGATAAATCGGTGTACTCAATAATTTCTACGGGTGTACCATAATCTAATATACCGACTTTGGTGGCGCCTTGATTTGGTTGTTCTCTTATTACTAATCCGTTTTCTGCTGAAACGTATTGGATGTCTTGGGCTTGTGCTATGCTAGCCGCAAAGCAAACCACTGCTAAAATTCTTAAAAACATAATATTTTTGGATTTTAATTAATACTGATTCTCATCGTGTATGAGAATTCCTTAAAATCAAGATGTAGGCCTATTCTTGTTAATATAGTTACGTTACTATTTTAACATTTAGATTTTAGCCTGTTGTTAAACTGTTCTTAAATTTTATTAATCTATATCAAAAGAGAAGACCGTTTTAAAACAACAATTTATTATTATCTTCGCGAAAAATAATCAGACTAAAAAATCAATATAATATGGGAACAGTAGCTACTGATTTCGGAATAAAGGAAGCGCTTGAGCAATTGGGTGTAAAAGCTGTAAATGAAGGAACGTCTACAGGTTCTGATAATTTCTCTAATGGAGATATAATTGAATCATATTCGCCAGTAGATGGTCAACTTATTGGAAAAGTAAAAACAACGACAAGAGCAGATTACGACAAAGTAATGGACGCTGCTACCAAAGCATTTTTATCATGGAGAGATGTACCTGCACCAGTTCGTGGAGAAGTGGTACGTCAGTTTGGTAATAAACTAAGAGATTTAAAAGAGCCATTAGGAAAACTAGTGTCTTATGAAATGGGAAAATCTCTGCAAGAAGGTTATGGTGAGGTTCAAGAAATGATTGATATCTGCGATTTTGCTGTTGGTTTATCACGTCAGTTGAATGGGCAGACTATTCCGTCTGAAAGACCAGGACACGTTATGAGAGAGCAATGGCATCCAATTGGTGTTGTTGGTATTATCTCAGCGTTTAACTTTCCTGTAGCCGTTTGGGCTTGGAACACTGCTTTAGCTTGGATTTGTGGTGATGTTTGTGTTTGGAAAGGTTCTGAAAAAGCACCTTTATGTTCAATAGCTTGTCAAAATATTATTGCTGAAGTTTTAAAAGAAAACAACTATCCAGAAGGTATTTCTTGTATCGTTAATGGCGATTATAAAGTTGGAGAATATATGACGACAGACACTAGGATACCTTTAGTATCTGCAACAGGTTCTACCAGAATGGGACGTGTTGTTGGTGCAACAGTAGCAGAGCGTTTTGGTAAATCTCTTTTAGAATTAGGCGGTAATAATGCTATTATCATTACACCATCTGCTGATTTAAAAGTGGTTGTTCCGGGAGCTGTATTTGGTGCTGTCGGTACTTGTGGTCAACGTTGTACGTCAACACGTCGTTTAATTATCCACGAATCGGTTTATGATAAAGTACGCGATGCTATTGTTGGTGCATACGGACAATTAACAATTGGTAATCCTTTAGATGAAACCAATCACATCGGTCCATTGATAGATAAAGATGCTGTAAATACCTATTTGTCAGCTATTGAAAAAGCAAAAGCCGAAGGAGGAAACGTTTTAGTTGAAGGTGGTGTTTTAGAAGGCGAAGGTTATGAATCTGGATGCTATGTTAAACCAGCAATCATAGAAGCAGAAAATCATTTTGAAATTGTACAACACGAAACATTCGCTCCAATCCTATATTTAATGAAATATTCTGGAGAGGTAGAAAATGCTATTGCAAAACAAAACGGTGTAGCACAAGGATTATCTTCGGCTATAATGACTAACGAAATGAAAGAAGCCGAAAAATTCTTATCATACGCAGGTTCTGATTGTGGAATTGCAAATGTAAACATAGGTACATCTGGTGCCGAAATCGGTGGTGCCTTCGGTGGTGAAAAAGAAACAGGTGGTGGACGTGAGTCTGGTTCTGATGCTTGGAAAGTTTATATGCGACGACAAACAAATACTGTAAATTATTCTGACGAATTGCCATTGGCGCAAGGGATTAAGTTTGATTTGTAGAAAACATTTAAAATAGAAAACAAGAAAAACCGTTTCAGAAATGAAGCGGTTTTTTTATGCTCCAAAAAAGGAGAATTAAACCTTAAGCTATTAATACAGTCCAAATAAAATGAAGCAGGAACATATAAAGCATTTGTATTGGCGAGCTGGTTTTGGAGTTAAGCCAATAGATTTAGTAGAGAAATCTAATATTTCTAGACGTGAAGTTATAGATGGTTTATTTCGGGCAAGTCAAGAATGGGAGCCTTTAAAAATTGATTTAACGGAATTTGAAAATATAGATTTCAAGACTCTAAAACGTAACCCGAAATTAGCAAAAGAAATACGTCAAAAAAGTCGAAAGCGTATACTTGATTTAAATATAGCTTGGATTGATAAATTGGTTTTGTCAGAGAATGTATTACGAGAAAGAATGACATTGTTTTGGGCTAACCATTTTGTTTGTGGTGATAAAAATGTAGTACATATACAGCAATATAACAACACATTGCGATTACACGCGCTTGGAGATTTTAGAACTTTTGTAAAAGCTATTTCTAAAGAAGTAGCTATGATAAAATATCTTAATCTACGGCAGAATAAAAAGGCAGAGCCAAATGAGAATTTTGCTCGAGAATTGATGGAGCTTTTCACATTAGGTAGAGGTAATTATACAGAAAAAGACATAAAAGAAAGCGCAAGAGCTTTTACTGGATATAGTCAGAATTTCAAAGGAGAATATATTTTTAGAAAGTTCTTACATGACTATGGGCAAAAAGTGTTTTTAGGTAAAACAGGTAATTTTAATGGAGATGATATTATAGATATCATTTTAGAACAACGTCAATGTGCAAAATTTATCTGTAATAAAGTGTATAGCTACTTTGTGAATGAAACCACCAACGAATTTCATGTTGAGTCAATGACAGACGTATTCTATAAGGATTATAATATCGAAAAATTAATGCGCTTTGTATTTACTCAAGATTGGTTTTATGATGCTAAAAATATGGGCTCTAAAATAAAATCACCTATAGATTTCTTGGTGGGTTTATCTAAAACTGTCCCTGTAAAATATAATAATAGAAAAGCATTAATTAAGCTTCAAAAACTATTAGGACAAACCTTATTTGACCCGCCAAATGTTGCAGGATGGAAAGGACATAAAACATGGATAGATGCCAATACTATTATGGTGCGATTAAAATTGGCTTCAATTTTATTAAATGGAGGAATGATAGCTTTAGATGATGAAAAAGACCAAATGAGGCGTCAATTTTTTGAGAAAAACAAAAGAAAGCTCCCAATAAAAACAACTCCAGATTGGTATACTTTTTTGTCTGAATATAAAACTATTCCTAGTGAAGACTTATCATCAGTTTTATTAAGCGGGATTATAAACAAAGGAACTCAATCGCATATAGAGTCGATGAATAAAAGTTCAAAACAAAAGTTTTGTATTCAGCTTATGTCATTACCAGAATATCAAATGTATTAGTTATGGAAAGAAGAGATTTTTTAAAGAATTCGGCATTGGCAAGTAGCTTATTTTTTGTTCCAAATTTTGTGAGAGCATTTGAAGATTTTGACGCTAAATCAATTGGCTATAAACGCTTGGTGATTATTCAATTATCAGGAGGAAATGATGGACTGAATACGATTATTCCTTACACTAATGATCTGTATTATAAGGCCAGGCCGCGATTAGCAATGAAGGAAAATATTATTAAAATTACTGATGATTTAGGTCTTCATCCAAGTCTAAAACCTTTACAAAGTCTTTATGATAGTGGAGAATTATCTGTTATAAATAATGTAGGATATCCAAACCCTGTTCGTTCTCACTTTAGGTCGATGGATATTTGGCAATCTGGCAGTTCTAGTGACGAATATTTACAAAGCGGTTGGATTGGACGTTTTTTAGATAAGCACGGAAAACAACCTTACAATGCTATCGAGCTTGATGAAACATTAAGTTTGGCACTTAAAGGCGAACACTTTAGCGGTATAGCTACAAATGATTATCAAACCTTATATAAAACAGCACGTGACCCATATTTTCAAAAGGTCTTAAATCATTATAATGACCAGCATTTATCAGAGCATAACTTAGGATATCTTTATAAAAATATGATAGATGCTAAGTCGTCTGCTAAATATATTTACGAAAAAACCCAAGTAAAATTATCACAAGAAGATTACCCGCAAAATGCCTTAGCAAAGCAGTTAAAAAATACGGCACAGTTTATCAATTCTGGTTTAGAAACTAAAGTTTTTTATAATGCTTTAGATGGTTTTGATACACACGCCAATCAGCAAAATCAACAAAAAAGATTATTGTCAATCTATTCAGAATCTTTATCAGCTTTTATAAAAGATTTAAAACGAAACGGAACTTTTGAAGACACGTTAATTCTGACTTTTTCTGAATTTGGAAGACGTGTAAAACAGAATGCTGCTAATGGCACTGATCATGGTTCAGCAAACAATGTATTTGTCGTTGGTAAGAATTTAAAAACTGCTGGGATTTATAATAACCTATCATCGCTATCTGATTTAGATGATAACGGCGATTTAAAATTTACAATAGATTTTAGACAAGTTTACGCTACTATTATTGAAAATTGGTTAGGGACAACTACTGATGGGATTATTAGTATGCCTCAAGAAAAACTGAATTTTATTTAAAATAAAAACCTTACCTCAATGCCAAAACGTTGTTGGGAGAAGTAAGGTTATATATGTTGTTGCTTTAATAGCTTTGTAAAGTTAATAAGACATCACTGAAATTCAGATTATTACGGACTAATTACATAAAAATTAGAGCATTAGTTTTTGTTGGCAAAAAAAATCGATGAACGTACCTTTCTACTTTAATCTAATTGTATTTTACTTTTCTTAAAATACGTATTGTCAACTTGTACTCATCGTAAATAGCTTTGCTATAGGACTTTAAAAGTGGTTTGGCTTCTTCTAATTTATCTATTGCATTTTCAAAATCATTTAGATAACAAATAAGATAGGTAGCGGGTAGATTTTTCAAGTCATTAGTTTGACTTGGATTTAATGATAAGCCCTTTTTTAATTTTTCTAGTAAAACGTTGTTAGAGTTGTAAATGTGATGCAAGACCTTTTTATCAAATTGAGGTGCTTCAAATAGTAGCCTAGTCTCAATAGTGTAGTTACCATTATGTCCAAAATCTATAACCGTTTCTTCTAGTTTGTAATATTTGTCATTATCGTTGAAACCTAGCTTAACATATTCAACAATAGTAAAGTAGTTGTCAGTATAAGAAATGGATACTTCATCTAAAGCCGAATAAAAAAGTCGTTTTTGCTCGTTTATTAACTCAATATCTACTCGCGAAAAAAAGATTTCGTCTTTGACTTCTTTTTTTTGTCCAGCCCAGCATAACACAAAATATTCTTTAAATACTTTATAATTTGGATTAAAGTCTTCACGTTTTTTCATGAAGTCAAAAACACCATCTAATGTTAATTCAATATTGTTTAAAGCATGGTTTTCTATAGCTGAGACAATTTCAGAATTCACATCTTTAATTTCGATATCAAAAACCTTTGGCATACTCATGCTACCGTCTCTAAAAAAGACAGCACCGCCATAATATTTCCAAATGTTTTTCCGAAGAGATGTTAATCCTTTATTGGCTCTAATAGTTACTAAGCCAACAACTTTATCATCTGGTAAATGAGGAAAAGGAATATTCTCATATTGTACAATTGGCGGATTAGCGAGATAAGCATTAATCAAATTTTGAATTTTGCTATCATCAAAAAAATCTACTCCAATAATGGTATTGTCAGCATCATCTACCCCA
This DNA window, taken from Winogradskyella sp. PC-19, encodes the following:
- a CDS encoding SH3 domain-containing protein codes for the protein MFLRILAVVCFAASIAQAQDIQYVSAENGLVIREQPNQGATKVGILDYGTPVEIIEYTDLSLDVKDKKKKVTGEWVKIKGPAVGEYFEDAYVFNGYLTKEKIERPLKIPFDAFTVFIDKLNADTELQNISVDNDAATLFKMKKDKSPEDRYLKVKHHENYRTIQVFQRYKNSIVVTSEKGETQISDFQHYTSSWKPLKLLFSNGNIFKTIAFSEKDQKRFGTIDKANLNTYLKNKKQVWSHITPSQIELKVIMTDIDGYKTEKIVIFELPLKS
- a CDS encoding DUF1800 family protein, translating into MKQEHIKHLYWRAGFGVKPIDLVEKSNISRREVIDGLFRASQEWEPLKIDLTEFENIDFKTLKRNPKLAKEIRQKSRKRILDLNIAWIDKLVLSENVLRERMTLFWANHFVCGDKNVVHIQQYNNTLRLHALGDFRTFVKAISKEVAMIKYLNLRQNKKAEPNENFARELMELFTLGRGNYTEKDIKESARAFTGYSQNFKGEYIFRKFLHDYGQKVFLGKTGNFNGDDIIDIILEQRQCAKFICNKVYSYFVNETTNEFHVESMTDVFYKDYNIEKLMRFVFTQDWFYDAKNMGSKIKSPIDFLVGLSKTVPVKYNNRKALIKLQKLLGQTLFDPPNVAGWKGHKTWIDANTIMVRLKLASILLNGGMIALDDEKDQMRRQFFEKNKRKLPIKTTPDWYTFLSEYKTIPSEDLSSVLLSGIINKGTQSHIESMNKSSKQKFCIQLMSLPEYQMY
- a CDS encoding aldehyde dehydrogenase family protein, translating into MGTVATDFGIKEALEQLGVKAVNEGTSTGSDNFSNGDIIESYSPVDGQLIGKVKTTTRADYDKVMDAATKAFLSWRDVPAPVRGEVVRQFGNKLRDLKEPLGKLVSYEMGKSLQEGYGEVQEMIDICDFAVGLSRQLNGQTIPSERPGHVMREQWHPIGVVGIISAFNFPVAVWAWNTALAWICGDVCVWKGSEKAPLCSIACQNIIAEVLKENNYPEGISCIVNGDYKVGEYMTTDTRIPLVSATGSTRMGRVVGATVAERFGKSLLELGGNNAIIITPSADLKVVVPGAVFGAVGTCGQRCTSTRRLIIHESVYDKVRDAIVGAYGQLTIGNPLDETNHIGPLIDKDAVNTYLSAIEKAKAEGGNVLVEGGVLEGEGYESGCYVKPAIIEAENHFEIVQHETFAPILYLMKYSGEVENAIAKQNGVAQGLSSAIMTNEMKEAEKFLSYAGSDCGIANVNIGTSGAEIGGAFGGEKETGGGRESGSDAWKVYMRRQTNTVNYSDELPLAQGIKFDL
- a CDS encoding DUF1501 domain-containing protein; protein product: MERRDFLKNSALASSLFFVPNFVRAFEDFDAKSIGYKRLVIIQLSGGNDGLNTIIPYTNDLYYKARPRLAMKENIIKITDDLGLHPSLKPLQSLYDSGELSVINNVGYPNPVRSHFRSMDIWQSGSSSDEYLQSGWIGRFLDKHGKQPYNAIELDETLSLALKGEHFSGIATNDYQTLYKTARDPYFQKVLNHYNDQHLSEHNLGYLYKNMIDAKSSAKYIYEKTQVKLSQEDYPQNALAKQLKNTAQFINSGLETKVFYNALDGFDTHANQQNQQKRLLSIYSESLSAFIKDLKRNGTFEDTLILTFSEFGRRVKQNAANGTDHGSANNVFVVGKNLKTAGIYNNLSSLSDLDDNGDLKFTIDFRQVYATIIENWLGTTTDGIISMPQEKLNFI
- a CDS encoding ATP-binding protein encodes the protein MINKRLLIKNLLAHNDENSFYDKKRKLNLSYKEGKAKFLKHICALSNSNPKNNSYIVIGVDDADNTIIGVDFFDDSKIQNLINAYLANPPIVQYENIPFPHLPDDKVVGLVTIRANKGLTSLRKNIWKYYGGAVFFRDGSMSMPKVFDIEIKDVNSEIVSAIENHALNNIELTLDGVFDFMKKREDFNPNYKVFKEYFVLCWAGQKKEVKDEIFFSRVDIELINEQKRLFYSALDEVSISYTDNYFTIVEYVKLGFNDNDKYYKLEETVIDFGHNGNYTIETRLLFEAPQFDKKVLHHIYNSNNVLLEKLKKGLSLNPSQTNDLKNLPATYLICYLNDFENAIDKLEEAKPLLKSYSKAIYDEYKLTIRILRKVKYN